The following coding sequences are from one Arthrobacter sp. 24S4-2 window:
- the bioB gene encoding biotin synthase BioB, translating to MTIQANPAPGTTASDETGTAASTGTSHGILATARQQVLEDGIGLTQSQLEEVLRLPDAALPAVLQLAHEVRLKHCGEDVEVEGIISIKTGGCPEDCHFCSQSGLFDSPVRGVWLDIPELVKAAKETAATGATEFCIVAAVRGPDIKLMNQIKFAIDRINEAVDINIACSLGMLTQRQVDQLASWGVHRYNHNLETARSYFPEVVTTHSYEERLETCNMVKAAGMELCCGALIGMGESLEQRAELAAQLAALEPHEVPLNFLNPRPGTPLENQGIMDGKDALRAIAAFRLAMPRTVLRYAGGRELTLGDLGTREGLLGGINAVIVGNYLTTLGRPATADLNLLVELNMPIKELQKTL from the coding sequence ATGACGATTCAGGCAAACCCCGCCCCGGGCACCACAGCAAGCGACGAAACCGGCACCGCAGCCAGCACCGGCACAAGCCACGGCATCCTGGCAACCGCCCGCCAACAGGTCCTCGAGGACGGCATCGGCCTGACCCAGTCGCAGCTCGAGGAAGTCCTCCGCCTCCCGGACGCAGCCCTTCCCGCCGTCCTCCAACTGGCCCACGAGGTGCGCCTGAAGCACTGCGGCGAGGACGTGGAGGTCGAGGGCATCATCTCCATCAAGACCGGCGGATGCCCCGAGGACTGCCACTTCTGCAGCCAGTCCGGCCTCTTCGACTCCCCCGTCCGCGGCGTCTGGCTCGACATCCCCGAACTCGTCAAAGCCGCCAAGGAGACCGCGGCCACCGGAGCCACCGAGTTCTGCATCGTCGCAGCCGTCCGCGGCCCCGACATCAAGCTCATGAACCAGATCAAGTTCGCCATCGACCGCATCAACGAAGCCGTGGACATCAACATCGCCTGCTCCCTGGGCATGCTCACCCAGCGCCAGGTGGACCAGCTCGCCAGCTGGGGCGTGCACCGCTACAACCACAACCTCGAAACCGCCCGCAGCTACTTCCCCGAAGTCGTCACCACCCACAGCTACGAAGAACGCCTCGAGACCTGCAACATGGTCAAGGCCGCCGGCATGGAACTGTGCTGCGGCGCCCTGATCGGCATGGGCGAATCCCTCGAGCAGCGCGCCGAACTCGCCGCGCAGCTCGCCGCCCTCGAACCCCACGAGGTTCCGCTGAACTTCCTCAACCCCCGCCCCGGCACCCCGCTCGAGAACCAGGGCATCATGGACGGCAAGGACGCCCTGCGCGCCATCGCCGCGTTCCGCCTCGCCATGCCCCGAACCGTGCTGCGCTACGCCGGCGGCCGGGAACTAACCCTCGGGGACCTCGGCACGCGGGAAGGCCTCCTCGGCGGGATCAACGCCGTCATCGTGGGCAACTACCTCACCACCCTGGGCCGCCCCGCCACCGCCGACCTGAACCTGCTCGTCGAACTGAACATGCCCATCAAGGAACTCCAGAAAACGCTATGA
- a CDS encoding acyltransferase: MTLLVGGTVEAATAETAGRETAGRETTGQQTTVRQRLDGLDVLRGAAVGAVLMGHSWPGLFQGAGIVGVIVFFVLSGYLITGVLMRDVEQHRKIRYVRFYAHRAFRLLPAIIAFLGVYAIVELTADVLGDRSKGIIGNTLLAGFGYLKDLPLPFDVSMAIGPLWTLAVEEQFYLIWPALLVVALRRNRQGRLIGWSAAVVLSLMTASVLAMLILAPNLHSLVYALPTTWGLGLVIGSALRLYRVRMFSWFSGRRTRLVALLGSILVLAALVFFPKANESPAFFFVGGPLAMAAASVLVVLAASRTRVMPRWMRALQLLGMVSYAAYLWNYVVILWLNGGSTADLPQLVAVTAILLTLLLAVVSWHTVERLGRIGRERFDNYYEARVDAGTTVRGS; this comes from the coding sequence ATGACGTTGCTGGTTGGAGGAACCGTGGAGGCGGCCACCGCGGAAACCGCAGGCAGGGAAACCGCAGGCAGGGAAACCACAGGGCAGCAAACCACGGTACGGCAAAGGCTGGACGGCCTGGATGTTCTTCGCGGCGCTGCAGTTGGTGCCGTCCTGATGGGACATTCGTGGCCCGGGCTATTTCAAGGCGCCGGCATCGTGGGCGTCATTGTGTTCTTCGTGCTCAGCGGCTACCTGATCACAGGCGTGCTGATGAGGGATGTCGAACAGCATCGCAAAATCCGCTATGTCCGCTTTTACGCACACCGGGCCTTCCGCCTGTTGCCGGCAATCATCGCCTTCCTTGGCGTCTACGCCATCGTGGAACTGACGGCCGACGTGCTCGGGGACCGGTCCAAGGGAATCATCGGTAACACCCTTCTCGCCGGGTTCGGCTACCTCAAAGACCTGCCGCTGCCCTTCGACGTCAGCATGGCCATCGGACCGCTCTGGACCCTTGCGGTGGAGGAACAGTTCTATCTGATCTGGCCTGCCCTGCTGGTGGTCGCCCTGCGGAGGAACCGCCAGGGACGGCTGATTGGCTGGTCCGCCGCCGTCGTGCTTTCATTGATGACCGCGAGCGTGCTGGCGATGCTGATCCTGGCTCCGAACCTGCATTCCCTGGTCTATGCGCTTCCGACGACGTGGGGTCTCGGGCTGGTCATCGGTTCGGCACTGCGCCTGTACCGGGTCCGGATGTTCAGCTGGTTCTCCGGCCGCCGGACCAGACTGGTGGCCCTGCTTGGCTCGATCCTTGTGCTCGCCGCGTTGGTCTTCTTCCCCAAAGCCAACGAGTCGCCGGCCTTCTTTTTCGTGGGAGGCCCGCTGGCCATGGCTGCCGCGTCCGTCCTGGTCGTCCTGGCCGCCTCCCGGACGCGAGTGATGCCCAGGTGGATGCGTGCGCTGCAGCTCCTGGGCATGGTTTCTTACGCGGCCTACCTCTGGAACTATGTCGTCATTCTCTGGCTTAATGGCGGGTCGACAGCCGATCTGCCGCAGCTGGTGGCCGTGACCGCAATCCTGCTGACCCTGCTGCTGGCAGTCGTCAGCTGGCACACCGTCGAAAGGCTGGGACGCATCGGGCGCGAGCGCTTCGACAACTACTACGAGGCCAGGGTCGACGCCGGCACCACGGTTCGTGGTTCGTAG
- a CDS encoding 5'-3' exonuclease H3TH domain-containing protein — translation MPDRLMLLDTASLYFRAFYGVPDTIRRVDGTPVNAVRGLLDMIARLTTDYKATYLVACWDNDWRPQWRVDLIPSYKSHRVAKEVAGAPDVEVVPDALEAQIPMIRRVLGLAGIAVVGAAEHEADDVVGTYASHARLPVDVVTGDRDLFQVVDDDRQVRVIYTARGMKNLEVITDAVIVGKYRVLPEQYADYATLRGDASDGLPGVAGIGDKTAASLLGEYGTLDGLLAAAAEAGSGLSASVRSKLAAAADYLDVAPTVVKVARDLGLPTLDEAGAQLHPAVGEPRAELEALATEWNLGGSVSRLLEALDRRH, via the coding sequence ATGCCCGACCGCCTGATGCTTCTCGACACCGCGTCGCTGTACTTCCGCGCGTTCTACGGTGTGCCCGACACGATCCGCCGCGTCGACGGGACACCGGTGAACGCCGTCCGCGGCCTGCTGGACATGATCGCCCGCCTCACCACCGACTACAAGGCAACGTATCTCGTTGCGTGCTGGGACAACGACTGGCGTCCGCAGTGGCGGGTGGACCTCATCCCGAGCTACAAGTCCCACCGGGTCGCCAAGGAGGTGGCCGGTGCCCCGGATGTGGAAGTCGTGCCCGACGCCCTCGAGGCGCAGATTCCGATGATCCGCCGGGTGCTCGGCCTCGCCGGCATCGCCGTTGTGGGGGCCGCCGAACATGAGGCCGACGACGTCGTCGGCACCTACGCCAGCCACGCCCGGCTTCCGGTGGACGTGGTGACCGGCGACCGTGATCTGTTCCAGGTGGTCGACGACGACCGCCAGGTGAGGGTGATCTACACCGCGCGCGGAATGAAGAACCTCGAAGTCATCACCGATGCGGTCATTGTCGGCAAGTACCGCGTGCTGCCCGAGCAGTATGCCGACTACGCGACCCTCCGCGGCGATGCCTCTGACGGGCTGCCGGGCGTCGCCGGCATCGGCGATAAGACCGCGGCGTCGCTGCTTGGCGAGTACGGCACTCTGGACGGGCTGCTCGCGGCGGCAGCGGAGGCTGGCAGCGGGCTGTCAGCATCCGTGCGGTCGAAGCTGGCCGCCGCTGCGGACTACCTGGATGTCGCCCCCACGGTTGTGAAGGTCGCCCGCGACCTGGGGCTGCCGACGCTCGACGAGGCGGGCGCGCAGCTGCACCCTGCCGTCGGCGAGCCGCGCGCCGAACTCGAGGCTTTGGCCACCGAGTGGAACCTCGGCGGCTCGGTCAGCCGGCTCCTCGAAGCGCTTGACCGCCGCCACTAA
- a CDS encoding VOC family protein yields the protein MTTRDTHSVGAPCRVDTFQPDPRAAMDFYGPLFGWSFDDPTPMPAGLEGDYFAARLSGRLVAGIGQAPALARPTWNTYVRVEDLAQALARAGQAGGTCLAGPFGGGSDGGLAVVADATGVAFCLWQAGENDGRGLAGEPNSWAMSSLHTTDVERAQAFYGEMFAWELEPVPGGAFSLWRHSGRVVAVVTATDGVAVPPHWSVNFAVADADSIAEHAVALGGTILMAPMNTPGFRSAVIGDPQGGFIAVSAAAS from the coding sequence ATGACAACACGAGATACCCATTCAGTCGGCGCGCCGTGTCGCGTCGACACTTTCCAGCCCGATCCCCGGGCCGCGATGGACTTCTACGGCCCGCTCTTCGGCTGGAGTTTCGATGATCCCACCCCGATGCCCGCCGGGCTCGAGGGCGACTACTTCGCTGCGCGGCTCAGCGGGCGGCTCGTGGCAGGGATCGGCCAGGCGCCGGCGCTGGCCCGGCCGACGTGGAACACGTATGTGCGTGTCGAGGACCTAGCGCAGGCCCTGGCCCGCGCCGGGCAAGCGGGAGGTACATGCCTGGCGGGACCTTTTGGTGGTGGCTCAGATGGCGGCCTCGCTGTGGTCGCCGACGCCACCGGCGTCGCGTTCTGCCTGTGGCAGGCAGGCGAGAATGACGGCCGCGGGCTGGCCGGTGAGCCGAACTCCTGGGCCATGAGCTCACTGCACACGACGGATGTCGAACGGGCGCAGGCGTTCTACGGCGAGATGTTTGCTTGGGAACTAGAGCCGGTGCCGGGCGGTGCATTCTCGCTGTGGCGGCACTCCGGCCGCGTCGTGGCGGTGGTGACGGCGACGGACGGCGTGGCGGTCCCGCCACATTGGAGCGTCAATTTTGCTGTGGCCGATGCGGACTCCATCGCCGAGCATGCCGTCGCCCTGGGTGGCACTATCCTGATGGCGCCGATGAATACGCCCGGGTTCCGCAGCGCGGTCATCGGTGACCCCCAGGGTGGTTTCATTGCGGTCAGCGCAGCCGCCAGCTGA
- a CDS encoding metalloregulator ArsR/SmtB family transcription factor gives MGNQQDKDALFDALIEAAKALGNGRRAQLIDILGQGERPVDELAAEIHQSMANTSQHLQRLLRSGLACSRRSGTRIYYSLASPAVERLWRALRETAEAHSGELGDLVRAYVGDRADLSMITRDELLLRLRQGDVIVLDVRPQPEYEAGHIPGALSVPFSDVKSRLREVPQGSEIVAYCRGPYCLYADEAVRLLTEEGRLAIRLEEGFPEWKATGLPIEQSATARNSPPRP, from the coding sequence GTGGGCAACCAGCAGGACAAGGATGCGCTCTTTGACGCCCTCATAGAAGCTGCCAAGGCCTTGGGGAACGGCAGGAGGGCGCAGCTGATCGATATCCTTGGGCAGGGCGAGCGGCCGGTTGACGAGCTGGCCGCAGAGATCCACCAGAGTATGGCCAACACATCCCAGCACCTGCAGCGCTTGCTGCGATCCGGCCTCGCCTGCTCCCGACGTTCGGGAACGCGGATCTACTACTCCCTTGCCAGCCCGGCGGTGGAGCGGCTATGGCGAGCACTTCGGGAGACAGCCGAAGCGCACTCGGGGGAGCTGGGCGATCTCGTCCGTGCCTACGTCGGCGATCGCGCCGACCTGAGCATGATCACGCGCGACGAACTGCTGCTGCGGCTGCGGCAGGGCGACGTCATTGTGCTGGACGTGCGGCCACAGCCAGAGTACGAAGCCGGACATATCCCGGGTGCGCTTTCCGTGCCCTTCTCGGACGTTAAGTCTCGACTGCGCGAGGTTCCCCAGGGGAGCGAAATCGTCGCCTACTGTCGCGGACCATACTGCCTATATGCGGACGAGGCCGTGCGGCTGCTCACGGAGGAAGGGCGCCTCGCCATACGGCTGGAGGAAGGCTTCCCCGAGTGGAAGGCGACAGGGCTCCCGATAGAACAGTCGGCCACGGCCCGGAATTCACCGCCACGGCCCTGA
- a CDS encoding DUF4158 domain-containing protein, protein MGVPGGSLSDELVVSWTLVGNDWELLANKSGVTRLGFALLLKFFELQARFPRAASDFSPEVVAYVGAQVEVDPVLFDAYEWCGRAIERHRAQIRSAFGFREFSRGHEEKVADWLAREVCPVEQRDERLREAVLVRCRAEQIEPPGRIERIIGSARAAFEKEFCESTVARLGAACAARLEGLAADGVDTVLLAELKADPGQVGLETLLKEVDKLSAIRALGLPAGLFAHAPDKLVEAWRSRAARAYPSDLRAMPAPVRLTLLAALCWQRSSEITDALVDLLIALVLKINTRADRRVERELTEDLRRVRGKEGILFRIAEAAIGHPDDTVRAALYPVVGEKTLRELVREAKANEIAFQGRLRTVLRSSYSNHYRRMLPALLAALSFRCNNTAYRPVMQALELLNRYANVDGKVRYYADDAAVPGEGVVPKAWSSAVVDERGRIERIPYELCVLVALRDAIRRREIFVDGANKWRNPEDDLPQDFEANREVHYTALRQPVDPSEFINDLRERMAAALERLDSALVNDTAGGVKITTRRGEPWIGVPKLEPLPEPRNCWFLVCARR, encoded by the coding sequence ATGGGCGTACCTGGCGGTTCCTTGTCTGATGAGCTTGTCGTTTCGTGGACCTTGGTGGGCAATGACTGGGAATTGCTGGCCAATAAGTCAGGCGTGACGAGGCTGGGTTTTGCGCTCCTGCTGAAGTTCTTTGAGCTTCAGGCCCGCTTTCCTCGTGCTGCTTCCGATTTTTCTCCCGAGGTCGTGGCCTATGTCGGGGCGCAGGTTGAGGTGGATCCTGTGTTGTTCGATGCATACGAATGGTGCGGCAGGGCAATCGAACGTCACCGTGCTCAGATCCGGTCGGCGTTCGGTTTCAGGGAATTTTCCCGCGGTCATGAGGAGAAGGTTGCCGATTGGCTGGCCCGCGAGGTGTGCCCGGTTGAGCAGCGGGACGAACGGTTGCGCGAGGCCGTACTTGTCCGATGCCGGGCCGAGCAGATTGAGCCACCGGGGCGGATTGAGCGCATCATTGGTTCGGCCCGGGCAGCTTTCGAGAAGGAGTTCTGCGAGTCCACCGTCGCCCGTCTGGGTGCGGCTTGCGCGGCCCGGTTGGAGGGTCTGGCTGCTGACGGAGTCGATACCGTATTGCTGGCGGAGTTGAAGGCTGACCCGGGCCAGGTGGGCTTGGAAACCCTGTTGAAGGAAGTCGACAAGCTCTCCGCGATCCGGGCCCTGGGGTTGCCTGCCGGGCTGTTCGCGCATGCTCCGGACAAGCTTGTGGAGGCTTGGCGGTCCCGGGCGGCCCGTGCCTATCCCTCGGACCTGAGGGCGATGCCGGCACCTGTCCGGTTAACGCTGTTGGCGGCGTTGTGCTGGCAGCGGTCCTCGGAGATCACAGACGCCCTGGTCGATTTGCTGATCGCCTTGGTGTTGAAAATCAATACCCGGGCTGATCGGCGGGTCGAGCGGGAGCTGACGGAGGATCTGCGCCGGGTTCGGGGCAAGGAAGGCATCCTGTTCCGGATTGCCGAGGCCGCGATCGGCCATCCCGACGACACTGTCCGGGCCGCACTGTATCCGGTGGTCGGGGAAAAGACTTTGAGGGAACTGGTCCGTGAGGCCAAGGCCAACGAAATCGCATTCCAGGGCCGGCTCCGGACCGTGCTGCGGAGTTCCTACTCCAACCATTACCGCCGGATGCTTCCTGCCCTGCTGGCGGCGTTGTCCTTTCGCTGTAACAACACTGCATACCGGCCTGTCATGCAGGCTCTGGAGCTGCTCAACCGCTACGCCAATGTGGATGGGAAAGTCCGATACTACGCTGATGACGCTGCCGTCCCGGGTGAAGGTGTCGTTCCCAAGGCCTGGAGTTCGGCGGTGGTCGATGAACGCGGCCGCATCGAACGTATACCGTACGAACTGTGCGTGCTGGTGGCGCTGCGGGATGCAATCCGCCGCCGGGAAATCTTCGTCGATGGCGCCAACAAGTGGCGGAATCCGGAGGATGACCTGCCCCAGGACTTCGAGGCCAACCGCGAAGTCCACTACACTGCGCTGCGCCAGCCGGTGGATCCTTCAGAGTTCATCAATGACCTGCGCGAACGCATGGCGGCAGCGTTGGAACGTCTGGATTCTGCCCTGGTCAATGACACGGCGGGCGGGGTGAAAATCACCACCCGCCGCGGGGAACCCTGGATCGGTGTGCCGAAACTTGAACCGCTCCCCGAACCGCGGAACTGTTGGTTTTTGGTATGTGCGAGGCGATAG
- a CDS encoding endonuclease/exonuclease/phosphatase family protein yields the protein MPRLKQGADRRRIRGRLAGSAAVLLSLVLLGHELIPDVLGARLAIDSALPWLGLAIPLLLLLAAVARAKTAAALVLVPTLSWLVMFGGAIIPPPPAAAPPGTALTVATQNLAAGNPDPGKTLRELSRRSPDILALEEVVNPIDSAGLSEWPYQVRVGTVMLLSKYPVIDSEPLTLGLGWKRALHATLDSPAGPVSVYVIHADSARLTDHTPRNTMIEDLTRLISHDAAPRIVALGDFNAASYDTTMAGLNSLLTEAKPNSGGFGFTWPREFPLIRLDHILTRGFHDTGLAVQDTTGSDHLALHSTLNAR from the coding sequence ATGCCCCGTCTAAAACAGGGGGCGGACAGGCGCCGGATTCGGGGGCGGCTGGCGGGGTCCGCCGCGGTCCTTCTGTCCCTGGTCCTGCTCGGCCACGAACTCATACCGGATGTGCTGGGTGCCCGGCTCGCGATCGACAGCGCGTTGCCGTGGCTCGGACTGGCCATACCCTTATTGCTGCTTCTCGCCGCCGTTGCTCGGGCGAAGACCGCGGCAGCACTGGTCCTGGTCCCCACGTTGTCCTGGTTGGTGATGTTCGGGGGCGCCATCATCCCCCCGCCTCCCGCCGCCGCGCCACCGGGCACAGCGTTGACGGTCGCGACGCAGAATCTCGCTGCGGGCAACCCCGACCCGGGAAAAACGCTGCGCGAGCTGTCGCGAAGATCCCCTGACATCCTCGCTCTCGAAGAAGTCGTCAACCCCATCGACTCCGCCGGGCTGTCAGAATGGCCGTACCAGGTGCGCGTGGGCACCGTTATGCTCCTGAGCAAATACCCGGTCATCGACTCCGAGCCGCTCACCCTCGGGCTCGGCTGGAAACGCGCCCTTCACGCCACACTCGACTCCCCGGCCGGTCCCGTCAGCGTTTACGTCATCCACGCGGATTCCGCCCGCCTCACCGACCACACCCCCCGCAACACCATGATCGAGGACCTCACCAGGCTCATCTCCCACGACGCCGCACCCCGGATCGTCGCGCTGGGAGATTTCAACGCCGCCAGCTACGACACGACCATGGCAGGCCTGAACTCTCTCCTGACCGAAGCAAAACCGAACAGCGGGGGATTCGGATTCACCTGGCCCCGGGAATTCCCGCTGATACGACTGGACCACATCCTCACCCGCGGATTCCACGACACCGGCCTGGCCGTCCAGGACACGACCGGAAGCGATCACCTGGCCCTGCACAGCACGCTGAACGCCCGATGA
- a CDS encoding response regulator transcription factor, with translation MPTLRFRVLVVDDDADIVLGIRTALEADGYDVFAAADGLSALSALVGHDPHAVILDLEMPHLDGLAVCRTMRATGDRTPVLVLTARSAVRDRIAGLDAGADDYLGKPFDLDELLARVRALLRRTEDVPAGRLTWNGLALDAVNRTLAGDGPPIQLTRIEAELLCALFAAPDRMHSRTRLTAAIWGEDAAPSSNALEVYISQVRRKLAEAGREGAVRNERGLGYHLVVK, from the coding sequence ATGCCTACCTTGCGTTTTCGCGTCCTCGTCGTTGATGACGACGCCGACATTGTGCTGGGCATTCGCACTGCGCTGGAGGCCGATGGGTACGATGTCTTCGCGGCAGCAGACGGGTTGTCCGCGCTGAGTGCCCTCGTCGGTCATGATCCCCATGCCGTCATTCTCGACCTGGAGATGCCTCACCTCGACGGGCTCGCGGTCTGCCGCACCATGCGGGCGACCGGCGACAGGACGCCTGTTCTGGTGCTGACTGCCCGCTCGGCTGTCCGGGACCGTATTGCCGGTCTTGACGCGGGGGCCGATGATTACCTCGGGAAGCCCTTCGACCTCGACGAGCTCCTCGCCCGCGTACGTGCCTTGCTGCGCCGCACCGAAGATGTTCCTGCCGGGCGGCTGACCTGGAACGGTCTCGCGCTCGACGCCGTCAACCGCACCCTCGCCGGCGACGGGCCGCCCATACAACTGACACGAATCGAGGCGGAGCTGCTCTGCGCGTTGTTCGCCGCCCCCGACCGGATGCACAGCCGCACCCGTCTGACCGCGGCGATCTGGGGCGAGGATGCTGCCCCCTCCTCGAACGCCCTGGAGGTGTACATCAGCCAGGTGCGCCGCAAGCTGGCCGAAGCGGGGCGGGAGGGTGCCGTCCGCAACGAGCGGGGCCTTGGCTACCACCTGGTTGTTAAGTGA
- a CDS encoding sensor histidine kinase KdpD, whose protein sequence is MAAVILLVAGATYLVVLDQLESNQDVSLLREATRIQRLVHAQANYVASGSDSCSFAAEPACSRTITAAEPVENSGDVLRLTPAANDVAAGRSGTVYYTATGAAGSVRVVVVPAEAGRAIIVGVPTLLTDRAIARVKTAILATGGAGILLAGIVGFLTATVGLRPVRSLAAVIERVARTRDPDERVDVDRDDELGRLATSFSAMLHELSLARAAQQQLVADASHELRTPLTTLRTNFALLKRESGIAPERRRELASAIDRELVEMQGLVTDLVDLARGEEPIDVAESIDVVPVFREALAAAARHWPAAAFTLTSPQDAEPRVMAERGRLLRLGSVLLDNAGKYGSTADRPAVEVSIEPHDENVRFVIADRGPGIPGEELERVFDRFYRSPASRGMAGSGLGLAIAHQIVASLGGTIEAQARPGVGTIMVVELPAA, encoded by the coding sequence GTGGCGGCCGTCATCCTGCTCGTCGCCGGCGCGACGTATCTCGTTGTTCTGGACCAGTTGGAGAGCAATCAGGATGTGTCGCTGCTGCGCGAGGCCACCCGCATCCAGCGCCTCGTCCACGCGCAGGCGAACTACGTCGCTTCGGGCTCGGACAGCTGCTCGTTCGCGGCCGAGCCTGCCTGCAGCCGCACCATCACCGCCGCCGAACCGGTCGAGAATTCCGGGGACGTGCTGCGGCTGACGCCAGCCGCCAATGATGTTGCCGCCGGCCGCAGCGGGACGGTTTACTATACGGCCACCGGGGCGGCCGGGTCGGTGAGGGTGGTCGTCGTGCCGGCGGAAGCGGGCCGCGCGATCATCGTCGGAGTGCCCACCCTGTTGACAGACCGCGCCATCGCCCGTGTGAAGACGGCGATTCTCGCCACCGGCGGGGCAGGCATCCTGCTCGCCGGCATCGTGGGCTTCCTCACGGCGACCGTCGGCCTGCGGCCGGTGCGCTCACTGGCCGCCGTCATCGAACGCGTAGCCCGCACTCGCGACCCCGACGAGCGCGTCGACGTCGACCGGGACGATGAACTCGGCCGCCTCGCCACCTCATTTTCCGCGATGCTGCACGAGCTCTCGCTCGCGCGGGCAGCGCAACAGCAGCTCGTGGCCGATGCCTCGCATGAGCTGCGTACTCCCCTCACGACCCTGCGCACGAACTTCGCCCTGCTCAAACGCGAATCGGGCATCGCTCCCGAGCGGCGCCGGGAGCTCGCCAGCGCCATCGATCGCGAGCTTGTGGAAATGCAGGGCCTCGTGACGGACCTCGTGGATCTCGCCCGCGGCGAGGAGCCGATTGACGTCGCCGAATCCATTGACGTGGTGCCTGTGTTCCGCGAGGCCCTGGCCGCAGCGGCCAGACACTGGCCCGCCGCGGCATTCACTCTGACGTCCCCCCAGGATGCCGAACCCCGGGTCATGGCCGAGCGCGGCCGCCTGCTGCGGCTCGGCAGTGTGCTGCTCGATAATGCGGGAAAATACGGTTCGACCGCGGACCGGCCAGCGGTGGAGGTGAGTATCGAACCTCACGACGAGAACGTCCGGTTCGTCATTGCAGACCGCGGGCCGGGCATCCCGGGCGAAGAGCTGGAGCGTGTCTTCGACCGCTTCTACCGCTCGCCGGCCTCCCGCGGCATGGCCGGTTCGGGCCTGGGCCTGGCCATCGCGCACCAGATCGTCGCCTCGCTCGGCGGAACGATCGAGGCGCAGGCCAGACCAGGTGTGGGCACGATCATGGTCGTGGAGCTCCCGGCCGCTTAA
- a CDS encoding glycosyltransferase — MTQTLLPPHPGSRVSGRPLRVVIGAGGTGGHIYPGIAVADAIRRRIPDAIITFSGTTRGLEGRLVPEAGYRLDTVTMIPFAKQAGLRRFALPAYLLASALRVAAMLRREEVDVVIGMGGYPSMPAVLAARFAKRPCIIHESNAVPGLANRVAARIAGQVGLGLANDEWILPPGVDGRVVGIPVSESIARAGRDGLGALARAHFGLRDGQRLVVISGGSQGAATLTRAALGVAALWCSRGDIRLLIKARPEEMEDARRQLEASGGHRIATVVEYIDRMDYAYAAADVVVTRAGSATIAELDILDLPAVLVPYPHAPGDHQSHNARALAQGGRAIVISDAALTAATLQAALTDRLTAPPAAPAASAHSTAADTVAGWAISLAAATRRTTS, encoded by the coding sequence ATGACTCAGACCCTGCTTCCCCCTCACCCAGGCTCCCGGGTGTCAGGCCGCCCGCTCCGGGTGGTGATCGGTGCCGGCGGCACCGGCGGCCATATCTACCCCGGAATCGCTGTAGCAGACGCCATCCGGCGCCGGATACCCGATGCCATCATCACCTTTTCCGGAACGACGCGTGGACTCGAAGGCCGCCTCGTACCCGAAGCCGGTTATCGCCTCGACACCGTCACCATGATTCCCTTCGCGAAACAGGCCGGCCTGCGGCGTTTTGCCCTCCCCGCCTATCTCTTGGCCAGCGCACTGAGGGTCGCGGCAATGTTGCGCCGCGAGGAGGTCGATGTCGTGATCGGCATGGGCGGATACCCGAGCATGCCCGCGGTGCTCGCCGCGAGGTTCGCCAAACGGCCGTGCATCATTCATGAGTCCAACGCGGTGCCGGGGCTCGCCAACCGGGTGGCGGCACGCATCGCCGGCCAGGTCGGACTCGGCTTGGCGAACGACGAATGGATTCTTCCGCCCGGAGTAGACGGCCGTGTCGTCGGCATCCCGGTTTCCGAATCGATAGCCCGCGCCGGCCGCGATGGATTGGGCGCCCTCGCCCGCGCCCACTTCGGGCTCCGCGACGGCCAGCGCCTCGTTGTCATCAGCGGCGGAAGCCAAGGCGCCGCCACCCTGACCCGGGCAGCGCTCGGGGTTGCGGCACTATGGTGTTCCCGCGGGGACATCCGCCTGCTCATCAAAGCCCGACCGGAAGAAATGGAGGACGCCCGGCGGCAGCTCGAAGCATCCGGAGGGCACCGGATTGCCACGGTCGTGGAATACATCGACCGCATGGACTACGCCTACGCCGCCGCCGACGTCGTCGTTACCCGCGCGGGATCCGCAACGATCGCCGAACTGGACATCCTGGACCTGCCCGCGGTACTCGTGCCCTACCCGCACGCCCCCGGCGATCACCAGAGCCACAACGCCCGTGCACTGGCCCAGGGGGGACGGGCCATCGTCATTTCCGATGCCGCCCTCACCGCCGCAACGCTGCAGGCCGCGCTGACCGACCGGTTGACGGCGCCCCCCGCCGCTCCCGCCGCCTCCGCCCATTCCACCGCGGCCGACACCGTCGCAGGCTGGGCCATCTCCCTGGCCGCCGCTACCCGAAGGACCACCTCATGA